A window of Streptomyces sp. NBC_01224 genomic DNA:
TCCTGGATGGCGACCACCGGCAAGCCGTTCACCTCGGCCGAGGGTTCCATGTCCAAGCTGTACGCGAGCGAGACGGCGAAGAAGGTCACCGCGCAGGCCGTGCAGATCCTCGGCGGCAACGGCTTCACCCGTGAATACCCGGTGGAGCGGATGCACCGGGACGCGGCGATCTACACGATCTTCGAGGGCACGAGCGAGATCCAGCGCCTGGTGATCGCCCGCACCCTCTCGGGCATGCCGATCCGCTAGCGCGGGGCGGGGCGGTGGTGTGCACGGTTCATGCTCGTGCGGCCCGCACCCCGGCGCCGGCTGTCCTCGATCGCCGGGCAGGCTGAAATTCCAGCCCGTCCGGCGATCGAGCGCAAAGCGGCCGTCCGGTATCGAGGACGGAACCGGTCAGGCGGGCAGCTGGGACTCGATGGCTGCGATGAGCTCCGGGGCCTCCGGCTCCGTGCGAGGGCGCAGGCGCGCGACCGGCTCGCCCGCAGGCGAGATGAGGAACTTCTCGAAGTTCCACTGGACGTCACCGGCCTCGCCGTCGTCGTCCGCGAGTCCGGTCAGCTCGGCATAGAGAGGGTGGCGCCCTTCTCCGTTCACGTCGGTCTTCTCCAGCAGCGGGAAGCTGACACCGTACGTGGTCGAGCAGAAGGTCTGGATCTCCTCCGCGTTCCCCGGTTCCTGGCCGGCGAACTGGTTGCACGGCACGCCGAGCACGGTGAAGCCGCGGTCCGCGTACTCCTTCTGGAGTCGTTCCAGGCCCGCGTACTGCGGGGTGAGTCCGCACTTCGACGCGACGTTCACCAACAGGACCGCCCGGCCACGGTAATCGGCCAGGGAGGTGGGCTCGCCGGTGAGCGTGCGCAGGGGGATGTCGTACAGCGTCATGAGGCTCTCCTTGTGAGGGTGACTTCCACAGTCATTGTCACGCCCACAAATTGATCGGCACGAACCCGATCGCCCGGATTCAGCCGAGGGGGTTGCCTACAGGGACGTCGATGGACTCGCCGCCCGATCCGATGCTCCCTGCGCGGAGCCGACCGCCTTGTAGTAGAGGGTCGTCGGTTTCAGGACGCCTGTCGGGTCGCAGGCGTAGTCCGGAATCGATCCGCACTCCGCCCAGCCTGCCGAACGGTAGAGCCGTTCGGCAGGACTGCCGCTCTCGGTGTCCAGCACCAGGAGTGTGACTCCCGCATCGGCGGCCGACCGCTCGGCGGCGGCG
This region includes:
- a CDS encoding glutathione peroxidase; amino-acid sequence: MTLYDIPLRTLTGEPTSLADYRGRAVLLVNVASKCGLTPQYAGLERLQKEYADRGFTVLGVPCNQFAGQEPGNAEEIQTFCSTTYGVSFPLLEKTDVNGEGRHPLYAELTGLADDDGEAGDVQWNFEKFLISPAGEPVARLRPRTEPEAPELIAAIESQLPA